The DNA window tatatattatatattatatattacatattatatattatatattacatattatatattataccTTATctcatattaatattttatatattatattatattacattatattatattacattacattatattaattatattacattacattacattacattatattatatcacattatattacattatattatattttatattttattgtattatattgtcttatattatattatatcatatcatattacattacattatattatattatattacattatattacattatattacaaTATAATGTATTACATTGTATTATATTGTCTTATATTGTCTTATATTGTCTTATATTGTCTTGTATTATActatattacattatattatacattatattatcttttattaatattatatctagattatattaatatattaatatattattatatattaatatattaataatatattattaatgtattataatatattatattatattgtattatattacattacattatattattatatatatacacacatacatacatattaattaaattttctttaataattatacataattatatataacagttatatataattacatataatTATATGTAATAATTATATTGCCTATATAAtcatatataaatttatataatagATAACatacaaattaaattatagAAGCAAATTATATGTAAGATCATTAGAATTATACATAAttctatattacatataatcataaaaatataattaaagacAACAGAATTATAATTCTATCAATTCAGATAAATAATTACTCAGAAGGGCTTAAAGCAGATAATTTCACCCAGCTGCAAAAGAACCTTTGAGAACATGGAACTCCCAAGGATGTCCAGAGGGAGTGAAGGTGTTGGCagaattttccccattttgctgcaatttcaggttttttgcaCCATGGAGGCCCTGGTTTTACATTTGGAACCTGAAAACCTGatttatttatgaatttgtCTTTTGGCAGCACGCTTGGGTCTCGCAGCTGCTGCAAGTGGGTTCTTGACTGTTTTCTCTCCCATGTGAGAGGACGGAATTTAATTCTATGTAGAATTATTTAATTCTATGTAGAATTAAATCCTCCAGGGGagaaattaaaccagaaaagGCCAAAGGAGGGATTCCAGCCCCAGAACTGATTCCCACATGGAGGCAGTGACCTGCTCAGGCGTGATAGCTTTACTGGGCTGGGCAATCCAAACTGGTATTTCTTGTCTCTGGTGGGGTTTAGCTAAaactgaagggtttttttaagataaaaaaccTCCCTTTATTCTTTAAGATTCCCACATGGAGGCAGTGACCTGCTCAGGCATGATAGCTTTACTGGGCTGGGCAATCCAAACTGGTATTTCTTGTCTCTGGTGGGGTTTAGCTAAaactgaagggttttttttaagataaaaaaactCCCTTTATTCTTTAAGCGAAATAAAGGACAGAATTGGTTGTACCTGGGAAGAATCTGACCCAGTGGCACCTCCCTTTTCCAGGAGCTGAACATGGGCCAGCGCTGCTCGGACACGCGTGGGATTGTCTTTGAGGATGTGCGGGTCCCCAAGGAGAACGTGCTGATTGCGGAGGGCGCCGGCTTCAAGATCGCCATGGGCGCCTTTGACAAGACCAGGCCCCCGGTGAGTGGCAGCAATGGGCTGTTCACCAAAGAAACGCGAATTTCTGCTGCTCACCCCGCGCTCTGCACACCCAGGTGGCAGCGGGGGCCGTGGGGCTGGCGAGGCGAGCGCTCGACGAGGCCACGCGGTACGCGCTGGAGAGGAAAACCTTCGGGAAACCCATCGTGGAGGTGAGTTTAGAGTCTGATCCAGCACAGACCCCAATTCCACAGAGCTCCTTGAACACAACTTCCCGAGAGCgctgaatttgaaaattaagaaatgaagATAATATTGTCTATTAGGGAAGATTCATTCCCAGAAAAGCCTGGCTCTGGCAGAGTCCCCATCCTGGAGGTGTGTTTAGAGTTACTCATGGGAAAGTCTGATCCAGCACAGACCCCGATTCCACAGAGCTCCTTGGACACAACTTCCCGAGTGCactgaatttgaaaattaagaaatgaagATGATAATATCTATTAGGGAAGATTGATTCCCAGAAAGGCTctggtggagtccccatcctggtggcacttggggatgcAGTTTAGTGATGACCATGATGGTGCCAGGGCGAGGCTTGGCCTTGATCTTAGCAGTCCTGTGGAACCCCAGTGATTCCATGATCCCCAGTAGAAGGTTCCTTCCCCTGTGGTGTCATTGCCCTTGATGATATTAGTGGTTTTGTGGAACCccaatgattccatgatcccaaACAGAAGGCTCCTTCCCCTGTGGTGCCACAGCCCTTGATGACCTTAGCAGTCCTGTGGAACCCcaatgattccatgatctcCAGCAGAAGACTCCTTCCCCTCCTGTGGTGCCACAGCCCTTGATGATCTCTTAGTGGTCCTGTGGAACCCcaatgattccatgatctcCAGCAGAAGACTCCTTCCCCCCATGGTGCCACAGCCCTTGATGACCTTAGCAGTCCTGTCCTGTGGAACCgcaatgattccatgatccccAGCAGAAGCCTCCTTCCCCTGTGGTGCCACAGCCCTTGATGATCTCTTAGCGGTCCTGTGGAACCccaatgattccatgatccccAGAAGAAGCCTCTTTCCCCCATGGTGCCACAGCCCTTGATGACCTTAGCAGTCCTGTGGAACCccaatgattccatgatccccAGCAGAagcctccttcccctctggTGTCATTGCCCTTGATGACCTTAGTGGTTTTGTGGAACCccaatgattccatgatccccAGCAGAAGCCTCCTTCCCCTGTGGTGCCACAGCCCTTGATGACCTTAGCAGTCCTGTGGAACCCCAATGATTCCATGATGCCCAGCAGAAGCCTCTTTCCCCTGTGGTGTCATTGCCCTTGATGATATTAGCGGTTTTGTGGAACCCCagtgattccatgatcccaAACAGAAGGTTCCTTCCCCCATGGTGCCACAGCCCTTGATGATCTCTTAGCAGTCCTGTGGAACCCCagtgattccatgatcccaAACAGAAGGCTCCTTCCCCCATGGTGCCACAGCCCTTGATGACCTTAGCAATCCTGTGGAACCccaatgattccatgatcccaaGCAGAAGCCTCCTTCCCCTGTGGTGCCACAGCCCTTGATGATCTCTTAGTGGTCCTGTGGAACCgcaatgattccatgatccccAGCAGAAGCCTCTTTCCCCTGTGGTGTCATTGCCCTTGATGATATTAGTGGTTTTGTGGAACCccaatgattccatgatcccaaACAGAAGGTTCCTTCCCCTGTGGTGTCATTGCCCTTGATGATCTCTTAGTGGTCCTGTGGAACCCCAGTGATTCCATGATCCCCAGCAGAAGNNNNNNNNNNNNNNNNNNNNNNNNNNNNNNNNNNNNNNNNNNNNNNNNNNNNNNNNNNNNNNNNNNNNNNNNNNNNNNNNNNNNNNNNNNNNNNNNNNNNNNNNNNNNNNNNNNNNNNNNNNNNNNNNNNNNNNNNNNNNNNNNNNNNNNNNNNNNNNNNNNNNNNNNNNNNNNNNNNNNNNNNNNNNNNNNNNNNNNNNNNNNNNNNNNNNNNNNNNNNNNNNNNNNNNNNNNNNNNNNNNNNNNNNNNNNNNNNNNNNNNNNNNNNNNNNNNNNNNNNNNNNNNNNNNNNNNNNNNNNNNNNNNNNNNNNNNNNNNNNNNNNNNNNNNNNNNNNNNNNNNNNNNNNNNNNNNNNNNNNNNNNNNNNNNNNNNNNNNNNNNNNNNNNNNNNNNNNNNNNNNNNNNNNNNNNNNNNNNNNNNNNNNNNNNNNNNNNNNNNNNNNNNNNNNNNNNNNNNNNNNNNNNNNNNNNNNNNNNNNNNNNNNNNNNNNNNNNNNNNNNNNNNNNNNNNNNNNNNNNNNNNNNNNNNNNNNNNNNNNNNNNNNNNNNNNNNNNNNNNNNNNNNNNNNNNNNNNNNNNNNNNNNNNNNNNNNNNNNNNNNNNNNNNNNNNNNNNNNNNNNNNNNNNNNNNNNNNNNNNNNNNNNNNNGCAGTCCTGTGGAACCccaatgattccatgatcccaaACAGAAGGTTTCTCCCCCTGTGGTGCCACAGCCCTTGATGATATTTGCAATCCTGTGGAACCccaatgattccatgatccccAGCAGAagcctccttcccctcctgtgTTGCCGCAGCCCTCCAGGGCTCACCCGCTGGATCTCCACTCTCCCAGCACCAGGCCGTGGCGTTCCTGCTGGCGGAGATGGCCATGAAGGTGGAGCTGGCCCGCCTGGGGTACCAGCGAGCGGCCTGGGAGGTGGACGCCGGCCGCCGCAACACCTTCTACGCCTCCATTGCCAAGGCCTTCGCCGGGGACGTCGCCAACCAGGTGGCCACAGATGCTGTGCAGATCTTTGGGGGCAACGGCTTCAACACGGAATATCCCGTGGAGAAACTCATGAGGGATGCCAAAATCTATCAGGTGAGCGGGGCAGAGTGAGGGGGCTCCGTCAATACAAAGTAATTAATTGATGATTAATTGCAATCAGGATGGGAACAGGATAAAAATGTTTGGTATTGAATGGCATTGAATCAGGGAAGTTCTCGATTTACCGCTCACTGGGCAGGTGCTTTGGCTGAGATGCCACCCATAGATTAATTAATAAGCATTAATTACCCTCTGTGTGATGCAGAAACAGCCATGGGGCACAACCCATGGTGATTCACttcttcagatatttatttattggtttcttttccaaaagaacATACTATTTCCTCGTTTTCAGCCCACAGACATCCCTAATCCCCAGTGCtttttctgcattgtttttGCCAAGAAATTATTCCATGCCAGAATTCCTCTGTTGGTTCAAGTTTGTTATTCAGCAGGAACGAATTCATTTCATTGGGAAACCCAGCGACCTTcaccttttccctctttccagcATTAACCATGACTGGCTGGAACTGATCCAAACAGGTCTCAGGGAACACGTAGGGGCCCTGACCTGTCAGCAAGTGACCACAGCTGCTGAGATTCCAGATGGCTTTTACAACTGACCTTAAAATTCCAACTGTTCTCATCAGCCAGgaatttttccctctccaaggaCACAAAGCAGATGTTTGGAATTGAAAAGTTCTCAGTCNNNNNNNNNNNNNNNNNNNNNNNNNNNNNNNNNNNNNNNNNNNNNNNNNNNNNNNNNNNNNNNNNNNNNNNNNNNNNNNNNNNNNNNNNNNNNNNNNNNNNNNNNNNNNNNNNNNNNNNNNNNNNNNNNNNNNNNNNNNNNNNNNNNNNNNNNNNNNNNNNNNNNNNNNNNNNNNNNNNNNNNNNNNNNNNNNNNNNNNNNNNNNNNNNNNNNNNNNNNNNNNNNNNNNNNNNNNNNNNNNNNNNNNNNNNNNNNNNNNNNNNNNNNNNNNNNNNNNNNNNNNNNNNNNNNNNNNNNNNNNNNNNNNNNNNNNNNNNNNNNNNNNNNNNNNNNNNNNNNNNNNNNNNNNNNNNNNNNNNNNNNNNNNNNNNNNNNNNNNNNNNNNNNNNNNNNNNNNNNNNNNNNNNNNNNNNNNNNNNNNNNNNNNAGATATCAGACTTTGTCAGAATTGGAATTAAAAGTTCTCAGTCCTGATTTCAGTCCTGCCAGGGAGGAACAGAATGAGATATCAGACTTTGTTGGAATTGGgctcttttcccattttgtggtgtttttccCACCCTTCATCACACGGCTCCGTTGTCAGTGCATGGCCAGGCATGCTGAGGTTTTGAAATTGTTCAGATTACTCTGATTTAGCGTGaaattttggggtgtttttcctATTCCCCTCCACCCTTGCAAAAACTTGGGAAAGGGATTGGACCTTACAATTCTTTGTGTGCTTCTTTGAGAAGCTTTATGCTGTTTGGGGAATATTATCCTGATTTTGTGATTGCAGAGAAAGTGGATTTTCAGGCTTCAGGATTGGGAGCTGTAGCACTGAAATCCCCACATTCTGCTGTCCTAGAGCCACCCTGGGCTCTGCTCGGGggatccctggatccctccTGCACTGAACACACACCAGTATGTGTTTATTGCCTCTTACAGCTCATTATCACACTAattattcccagttttccctctccctgccccccGGTCGGGCACAGGGAGGGGTCACAGGTGTGCAGACTCTGGTCAAAcgcctttcccagctgctggctcacctctctctgcttttccctgcagatCTACGAGGGCACAGCCCAGATCCAGCGAGTGATCATTGCCCGTGAGCACCTGGGCAGGTACAAGGACTGAGGGATGCGGCAGCTCCAGGCCTGCTATTCCAGGGAAAGGGATTGTGCTGCATTTCTCCATTAGAAAAACACGGGAAAACCCCTTTTCCATTAAACTCCTGTTCTTGTGCCTGATCCAGCAGAGGCTCATCCATCCCCTGAGTGCATCCCACTGACTGATCATCCCTAAATCCTCCAGGAATCACATCGCTCTTCCCAAACCTCCCTTTGGCTTTCAGCAGCAAAGGAGACCAAACCCTTCCCCAGCAAACCTGGATGAGCAGAGAGTGAACCAAAGTctcattttgttaaaatttatttttgccagTGACAGCAAAAGTCCTGCACGTCCCAGGGGTTGGATTTGGGATGTTTCCATGTTTTTAACAGCACCAATCCGCTCTCTTTGTGTATTCCTGGGGCTTGGGTGATGGCAGCTGGATCAACCTcagggaattttaaaaaatctgacttttcctgctgtggcagggccCAGATGGCTCTGTCACTCAGGCTCCAGGGCCCTGCTTCCCAAGAGCCTTTCAACATCCAGATCTAAAGGAAAACTAAGGTGAATCCATGTTTCTCGAGCCAGAATTCCTTGTTAGGGGTGAGCGGTGATGATGGTGTGTGAGAGGGGCTACGGGTGtggcaggaaaggagaaggatggggcagggggaaggtgGATTTACTGATCCTGTGGAAAAGCGTGCAGGAAATGGGCTGGTTTTGGGCATCGAAGCTGGCTGAGCCAGGGATGAGACTTGTGTGGCACAGAGGGATTCCCTGGAAAAAGGCTGGAGTCACTGCCAGGTCCCAATAAACACTGCTGGTGATTTGCAGAATAAAAGGAACTCTATAACTCGCAGTTATAAGAGCAGATATGAATTTATTCAGCGCTGAGGTGCATGGGGATATCTCCTCCAAAAAGCATGCACCCCTTTTTGATTGNNNNNNNNNNNNNNNNNNNNNNNNNNNNNNNNNNNNNNNNNNNNNNNNNNNNNNNNNNNNNNNNNNNNNNNNNNNNNNNNNNNNNNNNNNNNNNNNNNNNNNNNNNNNNNNNNNNNNNNNNNNNNNNNNNNNNNNNNNNNNNNNNNNNNNNNNNNNNNNNNNNNNNNNNNNNNNNNNNNNNNNNNNNNNNNNNNNNNNNNNNNNNNNNNNNNNNNNNNNNNNNNNNNNNNNNNNNNNNNNNNNNNNNNNNNNNNNNNNNNNNNNNNNNNNNNNNNNNNNNNNNNNNNNNNNNNNNNNNNNNNNNNNNNNNNNNNNNNNNNNNNNNNNNNNNNNNNNNNNNNNNNNNNNNNNNNNNNNNNNNNNNNNNNNNNNNNNNNNNNNNNNNNNNNNNNNNNNNNNNNNNNNNNNNNNNNNNNNNNNNNNNNNNNNNNNNNNNNNNNNNNNNNNNNNNNNNNNNNNNNNNNNNNNNNNNNNNNNNNNNNNNNNNNNNNNNNNNNNNNNNNNNNNNNNNNNNNNNNNNNNNNNNNNNNNNNNNNNNNNNNNNNNNNNNNNNNNNNNNNNNNNNNNNNNNNNNNNNNNNNNNNNNNNNNNNNNNNNNNNNNNNNNNNNNNNNNNNNNNNNNNNNNNNNNNNNNNNNNNNNNNNNNNNNNNNNNNNNNNNNNNNNNNNNNNNNNNNNNNNNNNNNNNNNNNNNNNNNNNNNNNNNNNNNNNNNNNNNNNNNNNNNNNNNNNNNNNNNNNNNNNNNNNNNNNNNNNNNNNNNNNNNNNNNNNNNNNNNNNNNNNNNNNNNNNNNNNNNNNNNNNNNNNNNNNNNNNNNNNNNNNNNNNNNNNNNNNNNNNNNNNNNNNNNNNNNNNNNNNNNNNNNNNNNNNNNNNNNNNNNNNNNNNNNNNNNNNNNNNNNNNNNNNNNNNNNNNNNNNNNNNNNNNNNNNNNNNNNNNNNNNNNNNNNNNNNNNNNNNNNNNNNNNNNNNNNNNNNNNNNNNNNNNNNNNNNNNNNNNNNNNNNNNNNNNNNNNNNNNNNNNNNNNNNNNNNNNNNNNNNNNNNNNNNNNNNNNNNNNNNNNNNNNNNNNNNNNNNNNNNNNNNNNNNNNNNNNNNNNNNNNNNNNNNNNNNNNNNNNNNNNNNNNNNNNNNNNNNNNNNNNNNNNNNNNNNNNNNNNNNNNNNNNNNNNNNNNNNNNNNNNNNNNNNNNNNNNNNNNNNNNNNNNNNNNNNNNNNNNNNNNNNNNNNNNNNNNNNNNNNNNNNNNNNNNNNNNNNNNNNNNNNNNNNNNNNNNNNNNNNNNNNNNNNNNNNNNNNNNNNNNNNNNNNNNNNNNNNNNNNNNNNNNNNNNNNNNNNNNNNNNNNNNNNNNNNNNNNNNNNNNNNNNNNNNNNNNNNNNNNNNNNNNNNNNNNNNNNNNNNNNNNNNNNNNNNNNNNNNNNNNNNNNNNNNNNNNNNNNNNNNNNNNNNNNNNNNNNNNNNNNNNNNNNNNNNNNNNNNNNNNNNNNNNNNNNNNNNNNNNNNNNNNNNNNNNNNNNNNNNNNNNNNNNNNNNNNNNNNNNNNNNNNNNNNNNNNNNNNNNNNNNNNNNNNNNNNNNNNNNNNNNNNNNNNNNNNNNNNNNNNNNNNNNNNNNNNNNNNNNNNNNNNNNNNNNNNNNNNNNNNNNNNNNNNNNNNNNNNNNNNNNNNNNNNNNNNNNNNNNNNNNNNNNNNNNNNNNNNNNNNNNNNNNNNNNNNNNNNNNNNNNNNNNNNNNNNNNNNNNNNNNNNNNNNNNNNNNNNNNNNNNNNNNNNNNNNNNNNNNNNNNNNNNNNNNNNNNNNNNNNNNNNNNNNNNNNNNNNNNNNNNNNNNNNNNNNNNNNNNNNNNNNNNNNNNNNNNNNNNNNNNNNNNNNNNNNNNNNNNNNNNNNNNNNNNNNNNNNNNNNNNNNNNNNNNNNNNNNNNNNNNNNNNNNNNNNNNNNNNNNNNNNNNNNNNNNNNNNNNNNNNNNNNNNNNNNNNNNNNNNNNNNNNNNNNNNNNNNNNNNNNNNNNNNNNNNNNNNNNNNNNNNNNNNNNNNNNNNNNNNNNNNNNNNNNNNNNNNNNNNNNNNNNNNNNNNNNNNNNNNNNNNNNNNNNNNNNNNNNNNNNNNNNNNNNNNNNNNNNNNNNNNNNNNNNNNNNNNNNNNNNNNNNNNNNNNNNNNNNNNNNNNNNNNNNNNNNNNNNNNNNNNNNNNNNNNNNNNNNNNNNNNNNNNNNNNNNNNNNNNNNNNNNNNNNNNNNNNNNNNNNNNNNNNNNNNNNNNNNNNNNNNNNNNNNNNNNNNNNNNNNNNNNNNNNNNNNNNNNNNNNNNNNNNNNNNNNNNNNNNNNNNNNNNNNNNNNNNNNNNNNNNNNNNNNNNNNNNNNNNNNNNNNNNNNNNNNNNNNNNNNNNNNNNNNNNNNNNNNNNNNNNNNNNNNNNNNNNNNNNNNNNNNNNNNNNNNNNNNNNNNNNNNNNNNNNNNNNNNNNNNNNNNNNNNNNNNNNNNNNNNNNNNNNNNNNNNNNNNNNNNNNNNNNNNNNNNNNNNNNNNNNNNNNNNNNNNNNNNNNNNNNNNNNNNNNNNNNNNNNNNNNNNNNNNNNNNNNNNNNNNNNNNNNNNNNNNNNNNNNNNNNNNNNNNNNNNNNNNNNNNNNNNNNNNNNNNNNNNNNNNNNNNNNNNNNNNNNNNNNNNNNNNNNNNNNNNNNNNNNNNNNNNNNNNNNNNNNNNNNNNNNNNNNNNNNNNNNNNNNNNNNNNNNNNNNNNNNNNNNNNNNNNNNNNNNNNNNNNNNNNNNNNNNNNNNNNNNNNNNNNNNNNNNNNNNNNNNNNNNNNNNNNNNNNNNNNNNNNNNNNNNNNNNNNNNNNNNNNNNNNNNNNNNNNNNNNNNNNNNNNNNNNNNNNNNNNNNNNNNNNNNNNNNNNNNNNNNNNNNNNNNNNNNNNNNNNNNNNNNNNNNNNNNNNNNNNNNNNNNNNNNNNNNNNNNNNNNNNNNNNNNNNNNNNNNNNNNNNNNNNNNNNNNNNNNNNNNNNNNNNNNNNNNNNNNNNNNNNNNNNNNNNNNNNNNNNNNNNNNNNNNNNNNNNNNNNNNNNNNNNNNNNNNNNNNNNNNNNNNNNNNNNNNNNNNNNNNNNNNNNNNNNNNNNNNNNNNNNNNNNNNNNNNNNNNNNNNNNNNNNNNNNNNNNNNNNNNNNNNNNNNNNNNNNNNNNNNNNNNNNNNNNNNNNNNNNNNNNNNNNNNNNNNNNNNNNNNNNNNNNNNNNNNNNNNNNNNNNNNNNNNNNNNNNNNNNNNNNNNNNNNNNNNNNNNNNNNNNNNNNNNNNNNNNNNNNNNNNNNNNNNNNNNNNNNNNNNNNNNNNNNNNNNNNNNNNNNNNNNNNNNNNNNNNNNNNNNNNNNNNNNNNNNNNNNNNNNNNNNNNNNNNNNNNNNNNNNNNNNNNNNNNNNNNNNNNNNNNNNNNNNNNNNNNNNNNNNNNNNNNNNNNNNNNNNNNNNNNNNNNNNNNNNNNNNNNNNNNNNNNNNNNNNNNNNNNNNNNNNNNNNNNNNNNNNNNNNNNNNNNNNNNNNNNNNNNNNNNNNNNNNNNNNNNNNNNNNNNNNNNNNNNNNNNNNNNNNNNNNNNNNNNNNNNNNNNNNNNNNNNNNNNNNNNNNNNNNNNNNNNNNNNNNNNNNNNNNNNNNNNNNNNNNNNNNNNNNNNNNNNNNNNNNNNNNNNNNNNNNNNNNNNNNNNNNNNNNNNNNNNNNNNNNNNNNNNNNNNNNNNNNNNNNNNNNNNNNNNNNNNNNNNNNNNNNNNNNNNNNNNNNNNNNNNNNNNNNNNNNNNNNNNNNNNNNNNNNNNNNNNNNNNNNNNNNNNNNNNNNNNNNNNNNNNNNNNNNNNNNNNNNNNNNNNNNNNNNNNNNNNNNNNNNNNNNNNNNNNNNNNNNNNNNNNNNNNNNNNNNNNNNNNNNNNNNNNNNNNNNNNNNNNNNNNNNNNNNNNNNNNNNNNNNNNNNNNNNNNNNNNNNNNNNNNNNNNNNNNNNNNNNNNNNNNNNNNNNNNNNNNNNNNNNNNNNNNNNNNNNNNNNNNNNNNNNNNNNNNNNNNNNNNNNNNNNNNNNNNNNNNNNNNNNNNNNNNNNNNNNNNNNNNNNNNNNNNNNNNNNNNNNNNNNNNNNNNNNNNNNNNNNNNNNNNNNNNNNNNNNNNNNNNNNNNNNNNNNNNNNNNNNNNNNNNNNNNNNNNNNNNNNNNNNNNNNNNNNNNNNNNNNNNNNNNNNNNNNNNNNNNNNNNNNNNNNNNNNNNNNNNNNNNNNNNNNNNNNNNNNNNNNNNNNNNNNCCAGCACAGGCTGTGATCCCatcctggggagctgggaatgcccagcacaggctgtgatCCCatcctggggagctgggaatgcccagcacaggctgcGATCCcatcctgaggagctgctgggtgagTCCCTGGGACAGAACTGGGGTTTGCTCTCGGGACAAGCTCCCATCCCACGGatcctgggagctcctggaTTCACCCTGCACCCCTGGCAAGCTTTCCCTCGCAGTCCCCACTGACTTTTGGCTGTTTG is part of the Parus major isolate Abel unplaced genomic scaffold, Parus_major1.1 Scaffold533, whole genome shotgun sequence genome and encodes:
- the LOC107199257 gene encoding medium-chain specific acyl-CoA dehydrogenase, mitochondrial-like; translation: GTSLFQELNMGQRCSDTRGIVFEDVRVPKENVLIAEGAGFKIAMGAFDKTRPPVAAGAVGLARRALDEATRYALERKTFGKPIVEHQAVAFLLAEMAMKVELARLGYQRAAWEVDAGRRNTFYASIAKAFAGDVANQVATDAVQIFGGNGFNTEYPVEKLMRDAKIYQIYEGTAQIQRVIIAREHLGRYKD